The following coding sequences lie in one Streptomyces sp. NBC_00510 genomic window:
- a CDS encoding MafI family immunity protein: MTDDRKALQASWNQTRDHLDAARAHLTRLPDIDLSATLEFLEHNELALAFDCLVDLGHDLDLPLSFWQHLDRAAREMRLYSDALHVPHLTAADFCRRHLAAASEQE; the protein is encoded by the coding sequence ATGACCGATGATCGCAAGGCTCTGCAGGCCAGCTGGAATCAGACCCGTGACCACCTCGACGCCGCCCGAGCCCACCTCACACGCCTGCCGGACATCGATCTCTCAGCGACGCTGGAGTTCCTGGAGCACAACGAACTGGCACTCGCCTTCGACTGCCTGGTCGATCTCGGTCACGACCTCGACCTTCCACTCAGTTTCTGGCAGCACCTGGACCGAGCGGCTCGTGAAATGCGGCTCTACAGCGATGCACTGCACGTGCCTCACCTCACGGCTGCCGACTTCTGCCGCCGTCACCTCGCCGCTGCCTCCGAGCAGGAATGA
- a CDS encoding serine/threonine protein kinase, translated as MTKEYRAMSDLGRLVAGRYRLVELLGRGGMGTVWRADDEMLGRLVAVKRLHPPHLQSEDEDVEMLFERTRREARSAARISHPNVVVVHDVVEDEGLPSIVLEYVPAITLGDLLKERGSLTPVEAARIGREMIAALRAAHAAGVLHRDVKPGNVLLSDTGRVVLTDFGIAQASGMSNLTRTGELIGSIDFLAPERLTGGAPGPAADLWSLGVTLFQAVEGRSPFRRNTAIETAYAIATDEIPVAGRAGPLGSVIAGLLVREPERRLSADETERMLHAPTLKAESGAETVIGSRGALTSQVTGPLPASLPRWRVVRRPVNRRGAPLWITISVVVAALAGGGLYVALHFRGVPQGGAGSLAATPAPGSPGNRPVTPATASSSDSYSPPPLPARYHLAEEPDLGLAIPVPNGWKRKVMSNDGRQLVYVDPSGLVGLRVASLDFAGPDPLLHLKDVETQMTPDTDAYKRLRMQNTQWRGRPAAIWEFTFQGKTQEFHAIDIGFGQPGEREITVYLSAPSDQWADDQAIFDTAVAGLRLDE; from the coding sequence ACCGTCTGGCGGGCCGATGACGAAATGCTCGGACGCCTGGTGGCTGTGAAGCGACTGCACCCGCCCCATCTGCAATCCGAAGATGAGGATGTGGAAATGCTTTTCGAGCGAACGCGGCGAGAAGCTCGCAGCGCTGCTCGAATCAGTCATCCCAATGTGGTGGTGGTGCACGATGTGGTGGAGGACGAAGGTCTGCCATCCATCGTGTTGGAGTACGTTCCGGCGATCACATTGGGTGATCTGCTGAAGGAGCGCGGGTCATTGACGCCGGTGGAGGCGGCGCGAATCGGCCGGGAAATGATCGCGGCATTGCGGGCGGCCCATGCGGCTGGGGTGCTGCACCGGGATGTAAAACCGGGAAATGTGCTGTTGTCGGATACCGGCCGCGTGGTGCTGACGGATTTCGGTATCGCACAAGCGTCGGGCATGTCGAATCTGACGCGTACCGGTGAGCTGATCGGGTCGATCGACTTTCTGGCACCAGAGCGATTGACGGGGGGTGCGCCCGGTCCTGCGGCAGACCTCTGGTCACTGGGGGTGACGTTGTTCCAGGCGGTAGAGGGGCGCTCGCCGTTCCGGCGGAACACGGCCATCGAGACGGCGTACGCAATCGCCACCGATGAGATACCTGTAGCGGGCCGTGCGGGCCCTTTGGGATCTGTGATCGCAGGGCTGCTGGTACGGGAACCGGAAAGACGGCTGTCGGCGGATGAGACAGAGCGGATGCTGCACGCCCCCACCCTCAAGGCCGAGAGCGGGGCGGAGACGGTGATCGGGTCGCGGGGCGCCCTGACGTCGCAGGTCACCGGACCGTTGCCTGCATCGCTGCCTAGGTGGCGCGTGGTCCGTCGCCCCGTGAACCGTCGTGGTGCCCCGCTGTGGATCACCATCAGCGTAGTGGTGGCGGCCCTCGCCGGGGGTGGGCTGTACGTCGCCCTGCACTTCCGCGGCGTGCCTCAAGGCGGCGCCGGCTCACTCGCGGCCACACCCGCTCCCGGGTCTCCCGGCAATCGGCCCGTCACTCCAGCTACCGCTTCTTCTTCCGACTCGTACAGCCCGCCTCCACTCCCTGCGCGCTACCACCTGGCCGAGGAGCCTGATCTCGGCTTGGCCATTCCCGTGCCCAACGGGTGGAAGCGTAAGGTGATGAGCAATGACGGCCGGCAGCTTGTCTACGTCGATCCGTCGGGACTGGTCGGGCTGCGCGTCGCCTCGCTCGACTTCGCGGGCCCCGATCCGCTCCTGCATCTCAAGGACGTCGAGACGCAGATGACCCCGGACACGGATGCCTACAAGCGCTTGCGCATGCAAAACACCCAATGGCGAGGGCGGCCGGCAGCAATATGGGAGTTCACCTTCCAAGGTAAGACCCAGGAATTCCACGCGATCGATATCGGCTTCGGGCAACCCGGAGAGCGCGAGATCACCGTCTATCTGTCCGCGCCGTCCGACCAGTGGGCCGACGACCAGGCGATCTTCGACACTGCAGTGGCTGGACTCCGCCTCGACGAGTAG